In one Roseomonas haemaphysalidis genomic region, the following are encoded:
- a CDS encoding amino acid ABC transporter ATP-binding protein: MSPLVSIVNVEKHFGSFHALKGVSLDVKAGEVLCIIGASGSGKTTLLRCVNQLVEPDAGAIWIDGELTGFRIQGQSLHKLPEAEIARQRLATGMVFQRFNLFPHMTALENIMEGPVQVQRRPKREVEAEARALLARVGLEAKADSYPANLSGGQQQRVAIARALCMRPKLMLFDEPTSALDPELVGDVLAAMKELARSGMTMIVVTHELGFAREVADRVVFMDHGAIVESGPADAVLGNPREARTQAFLSAVLS; the protein is encoded by the coding sequence ATGAGCCCGCTGGTTTCCATCGTCAATGTCGAGAAGCACTTCGGCAGCTTCCACGCGCTGAAGGGCGTGTCGCTGGACGTCAAGGCGGGCGAGGTGCTGTGCATCATCGGCGCCTCCGGCTCCGGCAAGACCACGCTGCTGCGCTGCGTCAACCAGTTGGTGGAGCCGGATGCCGGCGCCATCTGGATCGATGGCGAGCTGACCGGCTTCCGCATCCAGGGCCAGAGCCTGCACAAGCTGCCGGAAGCCGAGATCGCCCGGCAGCGGCTGGCGACCGGCATGGTGTTCCAGCGCTTCAACCTGTTTCCGCACATGACGGCGCTGGAAAACATCATGGAGGGCCCGGTGCAGGTGCAGCGCCGCCCGAAGCGCGAGGTGGAGGCCGAGGCCCGCGCGCTGCTGGCCCGCGTCGGGCTGGAGGCGAAGGCCGATTCCTACCCGGCCAACCTCTCGGGCGGCCAGCAGCAGCGCGTGGCCATCGCGCGCGCGCTGTGCATGCGCCCCAAGCTGATGCTGTTCGACGAGCCGACCAGCGCGCTGGACCCCGAGCTGGTGGGCGACGTGCTGGCCGCGATGAAGGAGCTTGCCCGTTCCGGCATGACGATGATCGTGGTCACGCATGAGCTGGGCTTCGCCCGCGAGGTGGCCGACCGCGTGGTCTTCATGGACCATGGCGCGATCGTCGAATCGGGTCCCGCCGATGCCGTCCTGGGCAACCCGCGCGAGGCGCGGACCCAGGCCTTCCTGTCCGCCGTCCTGTCCTGA
- a CDS encoding amino acid ABC transporter permease, producing MSALPDISGFRHVPSRHWGRWLAVAVILVLLVLLVRAFAQGQIEWDYVGRFLTAPAILQGLVNTIWMSIAAMALGIALGVGTAIMRMSPNPVLQGVAMGYTWLFRGTPVILQLLLWFNLALVFPRLGFGDWSFRTVDVVTPALAALLGLGINQGAYTSEVVRGGMLSVDTGQYEAAKAIGMTRLRALRRIVFPQAMRVIIPPLGNEFIGMVKLTSLASVIQFAEILHNAQNIYYANSRVIELLIVAGIWYLVVVSVLTPAQMLLERRFSRGAGGGR from the coding sequence ATGAGCGCACTGCCGGATATTTCGGGCTTCCGGCATGTGCCGTCGCGCCATTGGGGGCGCTGGCTGGCCGTGGCCGTCATCCTGGTGCTGCTGGTGCTGCTGGTCCGGGCCTTCGCGCAGGGGCAGATCGAGTGGGACTACGTCGGCCGGTTTCTGACCGCGCCGGCCATCCTGCAGGGGCTGGTCAACACCATCTGGATGTCGATCGCCGCCATGGCGCTGGGCATCGCGCTCGGCGTCGGCACCGCCATCATGCGGATGTCGCCCAACCCGGTGCTGCAGGGCGTGGCCATGGGCTACACCTGGCTGTTCCGCGGCACGCCGGTGATCCTGCAGCTGCTGCTGTGGTTCAACCTGGCGCTGGTCTTCCCGCGCCTCGGCTTCGGCGACTGGTCGTTCCGCACGGTCGATGTCGTGACGCCGGCGCTGGCAGCACTCCTTGGCCTCGGCATCAACCAGGGGGCCTATACCTCGGAGGTCGTGCGCGGCGGCATGCTGTCGGTCGATACCGGGCAATACGAGGCCGCCAAGGCGATCGGCATGACGCGGCTGCGCGCGCTGCGCCGCATCGTGTTTCCGCAGGCGATGCGCGTGATCATCCCACCGCTGGGCAATGAATTTATCGGCATGGTGAAGCTGACCTCGCTGGCCAGCGTCATCCAGTTCGCCGAGATCCTGCACAACGCGCAGAACATCTACTACGCCAACTCACGGGTGATCGAACTGCTGATCGTGGCCGGCATCTGGTACCTGGTCGTCGTGTCCGTGCTGACGCCGGCGCAGATGCTGCTGGAACGCCGCTTCTCGCGCGGCGCGGGAGGCGGCCGATGA
- a CDS encoding N-carbamoyl-D-amino-acid hydrolase, which translates to MPRKLRIAAAQMGPTQKAEPRATTLGRMVSLLEQAAAQGAQLVVFPELAFTTFFPRWLLSGEELESYYETAMPNPQVQPLFDRARELGIGFYVGYAEKTPEGLHYNSAITVGPDGATLGKYRKVHLPGSVEPREGSRFQQLEKRYFEYGDLGFPAFRGAEAWHRPVMGMLICNDRRWPEAWRVYGLQDVELMVMGYNSAAYDPNGGSTEDAKLRTFHSTMAAQSNAYMNATWAVSVAKAGDEDGSGLIGGSCIVSPDGVVVAQAQTLADEIVCAEIDLDAVRQGKDKMFHFASHRRPEHYRRIVDQVGAQAPA; encoded by the coding sequence ATGCCCCGCAAACTCCGGATCGCCGCCGCCCAGATGGGCCCCACACAGAAGGCCGAGCCCCGCGCCACCACCCTTGGCCGCATGGTGTCCCTCCTGGAACAGGCGGCGGCGCAGGGGGCGCAGCTGGTGGTGTTCCCGGAACTCGCCTTCACCACCTTCTTCCCCCGCTGGCTGCTGAGCGGCGAGGAGCTGGAAAGCTACTACGAGACGGCCATGCCCAACCCCCAGGTGCAGCCGCTGTTCGACCGGGCGCGGGAGCTCGGCATCGGCTTCTATGTGGGCTACGCGGAGAAGACGCCGGAAGGCCTGCACTACAACAGCGCCATCACGGTCGGGCCGGACGGCGCCACCCTGGGCAAGTACCGCAAGGTGCACCTGCCCGGCAGCGTGGAGCCGCGCGAGGGGTCGCGCTTCCAGCAGCTGGAAAAGCGCTACTTCGAGTACGGCGACCTGGGTTTCCCGGCTTTTCGCGGCGCCGAGGCTTGGCACCGCCCCGTCATGGGCATGCTGATCTGCAACGACCGCCGCTGGCCCGAGGCCTGGCGGGTCTACGGCCTGCAGGACGTGGAGCTGATGGTGATGGGCTACAACTCCGCCGCCTACGACCCCAACGGCGGCAGCACGGAGGACGCCAAGCTGCGCACCTTCCATTCCACCATGGCGGCGCAGTCCAACGCCTACATGAATGCCACCTGGGCGGTCAGTGTCGCCAAGGCCGGCGACGAGGATGGCTCCGGCCTTATCGGCGGTTCCTGCATCGTCAGCCCCGATGGGGTGGTGGTGGCCCAGGCGCAGACGCTGGCCGACGAGATCGTTTGCGCCGAGATCGACCTCGACGCCGTGCGCCAGGGCAAGGACAAGATGTTCCACTTCGCCAGCCACCGCCGGCCGGAACACTACCGTCGCATCGTCGACCAAGTCGGCGCGCAGGCGCCGGCATGA
- a CDS encoding LysR family transcriptional regulator, translating into MTLRQLEILRAVIRGETTTAAALALNMSQPAVSSAIRHMEAQLGFALFERVNNRLFPTEAARVLQEDAEPLFAIHAALELKLQDLRDDKITRLRILSTPPLGHAAIPAALEAFLRRHPRLRIFFDVRNLDEVVRSVEGGTTDLGFGLGLGHHQGLEARPLYAGRMVCVLRPDHPLAALPVVTPQDLAAHPFIALEDGTRMGIAVRDAFLAARQPFAFRAEVRYCDTACVLAASGLGAAVVDPFSPTRDAAGQHLGEAARGLTVRPFLPAIPSVAHAFWSARRPLSQTTRQFLGEVMRVLERTVPGLPGQHSL; encoded by the coding sequence ATGACCCTCCGACAGCTCGAAATCCTGCGCGCCGTGATCCGCGGGGAAACCACCACCGCCGCGGCCCTCGCCCTCAACATGTCACAGCCCGCGGTCAGCAGCGCCATCCGCCACATGGAGGCCCAGCTCGGCTTCGCCTTGTTCGAGCGGGTCAACAACCGCCTGTTCCCGACGGAGGCCGCCCGCGTGCTGCAAGAGGATGCCGAGCCGCTGTTCGCCATCCACGCCGCCCTGGAGCTGAAGCTGCAGGACCTGCGGGACGACAAGATCACCCGCCTGCGCATCCTCAGCACCCCGCCGCTGGGCCACGCGGCCATCCCCGCGGCGCTGGAGGCCTTTCTCCGGCGCCACCCGCGGTTGCGCATCTTCTTCGACGTCCGCAACCTGGACGAGGTGGTGCGCAGCGTGGAGGGCGGCACCACCGACCTCGGCTTCGGGCTCGGGCTGGGCCATCACCAGGGGCTGGAGGCACGCCCGCTGTATGCCGGCCGCATGGTCTGCGTGCTGCGGCCGGACCACCCGCTGGCGGCCCTGCCGGTGGTCACGCCGCAGGACCTCGCCGCGCATCCCTTCATCGCTCTGGAAGATGGCACGCGCATGGGCATCGCGGTGCGGGATGCCTTTCTCGCCGCCCGCCAGCCCTTCGCCTTCCGGGCCGAGGTGCGCTACTGCGACACCGCCTGCGTGCTGGCGGCCTCCGGCCTCGGCGCCGCCGTGGTGGACCCCTTCTCGCCGACGCGCGACGCTGCGGGCCAGCACCTGGGGGAAGCCGCGCGCGGCCTGACGGTGCGGCCCTTCCTGCCCGCCATCCCCTCCGTGGCGCATGCCTTCTGGTCGGCGCGCCGGCCGTTGTCGCAGACCACCCGGCAATTCCTGGGCGAGGTGATGCGGGTGCTGGAACGCACCGTGCCCGGCCTGCCGGGGCAGCACAGCCTGTAA